In Pongo pygmaeus isolate AG05252 chromosome 13, NHGRI_mPonPyg2-v2.0_pri, whole genome shotgun sequence, one genomic interval encodes:
- the HSPA5 gene encoding endoplasmic reticulum chaperone BiP, translating into MKLSLVAAMLLLLSAARAEEEDKKEDVGTVVGIDLGTTYSCVGVFKNGRVEIIANDQGNRITPSYVAFTPEGERLIGDAAKNQLTSNPENTVFDAKRLIGRTWNDPSVQQDIKFLPFKVVEKKTKPYIQVDIGGGQTKTFAPEEISAMVLTKMKETAEAYLGKKVTHAVVTVPAYFNDAQRQATKDAGTIAGLNVMRIINEPTAAAIAYGLDKREGEKNILVFDLGGGTFDVSLLTIDNGVFEVVATNGDTHLGGEDFDQRVMEHFIKLYKKKTGKDVRKDNRAVQKLRREVEKAKRALSSQHQARIEIESFYEGEDFSETLTRAKFEELNMDLFRSTMKPVQKVLEDSDLKKSDIDEIVLVGGSTRIPKIQQLVKEFFNGKEPSRGINPDEAVAYGAAVQAGVLSGDQDTGDLVLLDVCPLTLGIETVGGVMTKLIPRNTVVPTKKSQIFSTASDNQPTVTIKVYEGERPLTKDNHLLGTFDLTGIPPAPRGVPQIEVTFEIDVNGILRVTAEDKGTGNKNKITITNDQNRLTPEEIERMVNDAEKFAEEDKKLKERIDTRNELESYAYSLKNQIGDKEKLGGKLSSEDKETMEKAVEEKIEWLESHQDADIEDFKAKKKELEEIVQPIISKLYGSAGPPPTGEEDTAEKDEL; encoded by the exons ATGAAGCTCTCCCTGGTGGCCgcgatgctgctgctgctcagcGCGGCGCGGGCCGAGGAGGAGGACAAGAAGGAGGACGTGGGTACCGTGGTCGGCATCGACCTGGGGACCACCTACTCCTG CGTCGGCGTGTTCAAGAACGGCCGCGTGGAGATCATCGCCAACGATCAGGGCAACCGCATCACGCCGTCCTATGTGGCCTTCACTCCTGAAGGGGAACGTCTGATCGGCGATGCCGCCAAGAACCAGCTCACCTCCAACCCCGAAAACACGGTCTTTGACGCCAAGCGGCTCATCGGCCGCACGTGGAATGACCCGTCTGTGCAGCAGGACATCAAGTTCTTGCCGTTCAAG GTGgttgaaaagaaaactaaaccaTACATTCAAGTTGACATTGGAGGTGGGCAAACAAAGACATTTGCTCCTGAAGAAATTTCTGCCATGGTTCTCACTAAAATGAAAGAAACCGCTGAGGCTTATTTGGGAAAGAAG GTTACCCATGCAGTTGTTACTGTACCAGCCTATTTTAATGATGCCCAACGCCAAGCAACCAAAGACGCTGGAACTATTGCTGGCCTAAATGTTATGAGGATCATCAACGAGCC TACGGCAGCTGCTATTGCTTATGGACTGGataagagggagggggagaagaaCATCCTGGTGTTTGACCTGGGTGGCGGAACCTTCGATGTGTCTCTTCTCACCATTGACAATGGTGTCTTCGAAGTCGTGGCCACTAATGGAGATACTCATCTGGGTGGAGAAGACTTTGACCAGCGTGTCATGGAACACTTCATCAAACTGTACAAAAAGAAGACTGGCAAAGATGTCAGGAAAGACAACAGAGCTGTGCAGAAACTCCGGCGCGAGGTAGAAAAGGCCAAACGGGCCCTGTCTTCTCAACATCAAGCAAGAATTGAAATTGAGTCCTTCTATGAAGGAGAAGACTTTTCTGAGACCCTGACTCGGGCCAAATTTGAAGAGCTCAACATG GATCTGTTCCGGTCTACTATGAAGCCCGTCCAGAAAGTGTTGGAAGATTCTGATTTGAAGAAGTCTGATATTGATGAAATTGTTCTTGTTGGTGGCTCGACTCGAATTCCAAAGATTCAGCAACTGGTTAAAGAGTTCTTCAATGGCAAGGAACCATCCCGCGGCATAAACCCAGATGAAGCTGTAGCGTATGGtgctgctgtccaggctggtgtgctcTCTGGTGATCAAGATACAG GTGACCTGGTACTGCTTGATGTATGTCCCCTTACACTTGGTATTGAAACTGTGGGAGGTGTCATGACCAAACTGATTCCAAGGAACACAGTGGTGCCTACCAAGAAGTCTCAGATCTTTTCTACAGCTTCTGATAATCAACCAACTGTTACAATCAAGGTCTATGAAG GTGAACGACCCCTGACAAAAGACAATCATCTTCTGGGTACATTTGATCTGACTGGAATTCCTCCTGCTCCTCGTGGGGTCCCACAGATTGAAGTCACCTTTGAGATAGATGTGAATGGTATTCTTCGAGTGACAGCTGAAGACAAGGGTACAGGGAACAAAAATAAGATCACAATTACCAATGACCAGAATCGCCTGACACCTGAAGAAATCGAAAGGATGGTTAATGATGCTGAGAAGTTTGCTGAGGAAGACAAAAAGCTCAAGGAGCGCATTGATACTAGAAATGAGTTGGAAAGCTATGCATATTCTCTAAAGAATCAGATTGGAGATAAAGAAAAGCTGGGAGGTAAACTTTCCTCTGAAGATAAGGAGACCATGGAAAAAGCTGTAGAAGAAAAGATTGAATGGCTGGAAAGCCACCAAGATGCTGACATTGAAGACTTCAAAGCTAAGAAGAAGGAACTGGAAGAAATTGTTCAACCAATTATCAGCAAACTCTATGGAAGTGCAGGCCCTCCCCCAACTGGTGAAGAGGATACAGCAGAAAAAGATGAGTTGTAG